The following proteins come from a genomic window of Lolium rigidum isolate FL_2022 chromosome 5, APGP_CSIRO_Lrig_0.1, whole genome shotgun sequence:
- the LOC124653734 gene encoding myb-related protein 306-like, translating to MGRPPCCDKVGVKKGPWTPEEDLMLVSYIQENGPGNWRAVPTNTGLMRCSKSCRLRWTNYLRPGIKRGNFTDQEEKLIVHLQALLGNRWAAIASYLPERTDNDIKNYWNTHLKKKLKKMQAEGHEGGASEGGDGGSVAKAAAPKGQWERRLQTDIHTARQALRDALSIEPSPSSAAKALAVPALPTPPGSVTTYASSADNIARLLEGWMRRGGSSKGPEASGSTTSTTATTHQQPQCSWDAAASPSASHSGGGTVAAQTPEGSSQTSNLASTGAPPAFSMIESWLLDDGMGHGEGGLMDDVVPLGDPSEFF from the exons aTGGGGAGGCCGCCCTGCTGCGACAAGGTGGGCGTGAAGAAGGGGCCCTGGACGCCGGAGGAGGACCTCATGCTCGTCTCCTACATCCAAGAGAACGGTCCCGGGAACTGGCGCGCCGTGCCGACAAACACCG GGCTGATGCGGTGCAGCAAGAGCTGCCGGCTTCGGTGGACCAACTACCTTCGGCCGGGGATCAAGCGCGGGAACTTCACTGACCAGGAGGAGAAGCTCATCGTCCACCTCCAGGCGCTTCTCGGCAACCG ATGGGCGGCGATAGCGTCCTACTTGCCGGAGCGAACGGACAACGACATCAAGAACTACTGGAACACACACCTCAAGAAGAAGCTCAAGAAGATGCAGGCCGAAGGTCATGAGGGCGGCGCCTCCGAGGGTGGCGACGGCGGCAGTGTCGCAAAGGCGGCCGCCCCCAAGGGGCAGTGGGAGCGCCGTCTGCAGACGGACATCCACACGGCGCGGCAGGCGCTGCGTGACGCGCTCTCGATCGAGCCTTCTCCGTCGTCCGCCGCAAAGGCGCTAGCGGTGCCGGCGTTGCCGACGCCACCTGGGTCGGTGACGACGTACGCCTCGAGCGCAGACAACATCGCGCGGCTTCTGGAGGGGTGGATGCGCCGCGGAGGCAGCAGCAAGGGACCGGAGGCGTCGGGGTCGACTACGTCCACGACGGCTACCACGCACCAGCAGCCACAGTGTTCCTGGGATGCCGCGGCGTCCCCGTCGGCGAGCCACAGTGGCGGTGGCACGGTCGCGGCGCAGACGCCTGAGGGTTCGTCCCAGACGAGCAACCTGGCCAGCACTGGCGCCCCGCCAGCGTTCTCCATGATAGAGAGCTGGCTGCTCGACGACGGCATGGGGCACGGCGAGGGGGGCCTCATGGACGACGTGGTGCCACTGGGGGACCCCAGTGAGTTCTTCTAA